A genomic region of Streptomyces rimosus contains the following coding sequences:
- a CDS encoding CocE/NonD family hydrolase, whose amino-acid sequence MTTATHHTSAHSAAKKPPLLARAVRRTWRGLPPRQYDVLCERGLVVPAADGSPLLTDHYFPRADGDFPTLLVRSPYGRGIPWAPMFGLLFAEQGFHVVLQSARGTGGSGGEYALWQHEAADGQAAVAWLREQPWFTRVLGTIGPSALGYAQWALAADPPPELRAMVVQVGLHDIHGFFYPSGPFALENSLVSAVGRLHYGRGALAMVRAALRLQRQLPRIARTLPLGEAYVPGLGGRVPFLDEALSRPDPDDAHWRGADAGVAAVRSTVPTSLITGWYDVCLDQTMQQYDRLRRAGCDAALLVGPWTHNTAMQQGWPEVFAESLAWLRAHLCDDPSGLREARARVHVGGRQEWRDLPDWPPAATDRRWYLTGDGLLSDRAPEAAPPLSFRYDPADPTPSVGGPLLSRTAGPRDNAALEARGDVLTFTTPPLTEPADVLGTVGVDLRVGTDTGHADVFVRLCDVDERGRSVNVCDGIRRLDPATAAAGPAEVTVEMSPTAHSFAAGHRIRLQVSGGAHPRFARNTGTGEPPATATRLVPTEITVHHPSALVLPQTNP is encoded by the coding sequence GTGACGACGGCGACCCACCACACCTCCGCCCATTCCGCCGCCAAGAAACCGCCCCTGCTCGCTCGGGCCGTGCGGCGCACCTGGCGCGGCCTGCCGCCCCGGCAGTACGACGTCCTCTGCGAGCGGGGCCTCGTGGTGCCCGCCGCGGACGGCAGCCCCCTGCTGACCGACCATTACTTCCCCCGCGCCGACGGCGACTTCCCCACGCTGCTGGTCCGCTCCCCGTACGGCCGGGGCATCCCCTGGGCGCCCATGTTCGGGCTGCTCTTCGCGGAACAGGGCTTCCACGTCGTCCTGCAGAGCGCCCGCGGTACCGGCGGATCCGGCGGGGAGTACGCCCTGTGGCAGCACGAGGCCGCCGACGGGCAGGCGGCCGTCGCGTGGCTGCGTGAACAGCCCTGGTTCACCCGCGTCCTCGGGACGATCGGGCCCAGCGCCCTCGGCTACGCCCAGTGGGCCCTCGCCGCCGACCCGCCGCCGGAACTGCGCGCGATGGTCGTCCAGGTCGGGCTGCACGACATCCACGGGTTCTTCTATCCCTCGGGCCCGTTCGCCCTGGAGAACTCCCTTGTCTCCGCCGTCGGGCGGCTGCACTACGGACGCGGCGCCCTGGCCATGGTGCGGGCCGCGCTGCGGCTGCAACGCCAGCTGCCCCGGATCGCCCGTACGCTGCCGCTCGGCGAGGCGTACGTGCCCGGGCTGGGCGGCCGGGTGCCGTTCCTGGACGAGGCGCTGTCCCGGCCCGACCCGGACGACGCCCACTGGCGGGGCGCCGACGCGGGCGTCGCGGCCGTCCGTTCGACCGTACCGACCAGCCTGATCACCGGCTGGTACGACGTGTGCCTCGACCAGACAATGCAGCAGTACGACCGGCTGCGCCGCGCCGGCTGCGATGCCGCGCTGCTCGTCGGCCCCTGGACGCACAACACCGCGATGCAGCAGGGCTGGCCCGAGGTCTTCGCCGAAAGCCTCGCCTGGCTGCGGGCCCACCTGTGCGACGACCCGTCCGGCCTGCGCGAGGCGCGGGCCCGCGTGCACGTAGGCGGCCGTCAGGAATGGCGCGACCTGCCCGACTGGCCACCGGCCGCGACGGACCGCCGCTGGTACCTGACGGGTGACGGCCTGCTGAGCGACCGGGCTCCCGAAGCCGCTCCGCCGCTGTCCTTCCGCTACGACCCGGCCGACCCGACGCCGTCCGTCGGCGGCCCCTTGCTGTCCCGGACGGCCGGCCCCCGCGACAACGCCGCCCTGGAGGCCCGGGGCGACGTGCTGACCTTCACCACCCCGCCGCTCACCGAACCGGCCGACGTGCTCGGCACGGTCGGCGTGGACCTGCGGGTCGGCACCGACACCGGGCACGCCGACGTGTTCGTACGGCTCTGCGACGTGGACGAACGGGGCCGCTCGGTCAACGTCTGCGACGGGATACGGCGCCTGGACCCCGCCACGGCCGCGGCGGGCCCGGCGGAGGTGACGGTGGAAATGAGCCCCACCGCCCACTCCTTCGCCGCCGGGCACCGCATCCGCCTCCAGGTCAGCGGCGGCGCCCACCCGCGCTTCGCCCGCAACACCGGTACGGGCGAGCCGCCGGCGACGGCCACCCGGCTGGTGCCGACGGAGATCACCGTGCACCACCCGTCGGCGCTGGTCCTGCCGCAGACGAACCCGTGA